Proteins from one Microcoleus sp. FACHB-672 genomic window:
- a CDS encoding cob(I)yrinic acid a,c-diamide adenosyltransferase, with the protein MTRIGIGIRTAQARQERIVGQIHVYDGAGKGKSQAALGVVLRSIGLGINTSQTTRVLLLRFLKGPERDYDEDGAIEALQRGFPHLIDQVRTGRAEFFGPDEITRFDRLEAQRGWDVAKGAIASGLYSVVVLDELNPVLDLGLLPVDEVIHTLKHKPEHLEIIATGRSAPAALLEIADLHSEMKPHYHKSAEEHGIEGIEIYTGAGKGKSTSALGKALQAIGRGISQDKSHRVLIMQWLKGGSGYTEDAAIAALQQIYPNLVDHQRCGRDAIVWRGQQQELDYVEAERGWEIARAAMASGLYKTIILDELNPTVDLELLPVEPIVEALLRKPRDTEIIITGRCHNIPAYFDLASVHSEVFCHKHYANQGVELKRGVDF; encoded by the coding sequence CGACGGAGCCGGCAAGGGAAAATCTCAAGCAGCACTGGGCGTAGTTTTGCGCTCAATTGGCTTAGGTATCAACACGTCCCAGACGACTCGAGTTCTGCTGTTGCGCTTCCTTAAAGGGCCAGAGCGAGACTACGATGAAGACGGAGCGATAGAAGCGTTGCAACGAGGTTTCCCCCATCTGATCGATCAAGTTCGCACCGGCAGAGCAGAATTTTTTGGCCCTGATGAAATTACTCGCTTTGATCGGCTGGAAGCGCAACGCGGTTGGGATGTCGCAAAAGGTGCTATTGCCTCTGGTTTGTATTCAGTTGTGGTGCTAGATGAACTCAATCCCGTCCTCGATTTAGGCTTGCTGCCGGTGGATGAAGTTATCCACACTCTCAAGCATAAACCAGAGCACTTAGAAATTATCGCCACAGGTCGCTCGGCACCGGCAGCTTTACTGGAGATTGCCGATCTGCACTCCGAAATGAAACCCCACTACCACAAAAGCGCTGAAGAACACGGCATAGAAGGCATTGAAATTTACACCGGCGCTGGCAAAGGCAAATCCACAAGTGCCCTAGGCAAAGCCTTGCAAGCGATTGGCAGAGGCATCAGTCAAGATAAATCCCACCGCGTCTTAATTATGCAATGGCTCAAAGGCGGGAGCGGCTACACGGAAGACGCTGCCATCGCTGCCTTACAGCAAATTTATCCTAACTTAGTCGATCACCAGCGGTGTGGACGAGATGCGATTGTCTGGCGGGGACAGCAACAAGAACTCGACTATGTAGAAGCAGAAAGAGGCTGGGAAATTGCTAGAGCTGCGATGGCGTCTGGACTCTACAAAACGATTATCCTCGATGAACTCAACCCCACCGTCGATTTAGAACTGCTGCCGGTGGAACCGATTGTGGAAGCTTTGCTGCGTAAACCGCGAGACACAGAAATTATTATCACAGGCCGGTGTCATAATATCCCGGCCTACTTTGACCTCGCCAGCGTTCACTCCGAGGTGTTTTGTCACAAGCATTACGCCAATCAAGGGGTAGAACTGAAGCGAGGCGTAGATTTCTAG